The Halorussus halophilus genome contains the following window.
GTCAGTCTCTTGGAGCGTGTCGCCGACCCAGTGGTTCGAGGGTTGGGCGTTGACATCGGCGACGAGCGTCGGCGGGATGTCGAGGTGCTGGACCGGATACTCGTCAACGCGGCCCTGTTCGAGGTCGGGCGAGCGAACCAGCAGCGGGACGCGAGTCATGCTGCTGTACAGCGACGCGGTGTGGAAGCCTTTGTAGCGGCCGAACTCCTCGCCGTGGTCGCCGGTGATTGCGACCGTCGCGTCGTCCGAAACAGTGTCGAGAATTTTCCCGATTTCCTCGTCGGCACTTCGGATGCCCGAGTCGTAGGCGTCTCGAACCTTCTGCTGAACGCTCGCTTCGCCTAGTTCGACGACGCCGTGGGGGTCGATGACGTGTTCGATGTCGGTGTCGCCCCGCAGGGCTTCGAGGTGTTCGTTCCACCGGCCGTAGGGCGTGTGGGCGTCCATCAGGTGAATCCACGCGAAGTACGGCTCGTTGCTGCGCTCTTTGTCCTGAATCCAGTCAAGCGCGTGGCCACAGACCTCTTCGTCAGTCGTGTGCGGCCGGTACTGGCCGTCGTCGTCCTCTTGGGCCTTCTTCAGTAAGTTGTGCATCGGCGCGAGGACCTTCTCGCGGACGAAGTCGCTCTGGAGTTTCTCGTTGAGGGCGACGCCGGTGCGCTTGAGCGGGTGGTCTTTGAACTCTTGGACGCCGTAGTAGCAGTCGAACGCCTTGTCGTAGTTGTAGTCTCGCGTCAGAAATCCGTTCTTGCCGAACCCGCCAGTGGCGTAGCCCGCTTGCTTGAACTGCTCTGCGAGCGCGACGCCGCGTTCTTCGGGGATTCCGAGGCCGTCGATTTGGTCGGGCCACGCACCGGCGTGGATGGTCTGGAGCGCCCACCGCGTGCCGGGTCCGTTCGAGAAACTTCGCTCGAAGAGAGTGGATTCTTCCGCGAACTCGTCGATGTTCGGTGTCGTCGGTCGGTCGTATCCGTAACAACCCACGTGGTCCGACCGCAGACAGTCTACGGTGACGAGTACGACTGAACGATTTTCCATATGCGCGGGATTTCTCTCCGCGCCCATCTTATTATACGCTCGTTAAGTGGAGTGAGACGAGCAATAAACGCCTGATACGACCGAATAGGAATCGGTGAAACCGTTAGCTGAAGTCGTTGCCCCAGGCGCGGTAGCTATCGACGCCGTCGAGTTCGATGCCGTTCTCGATGTTGCACTTCTTGATGACGATGCCGTCGCCGTCTACGAGACGAATACCCTCGCCACCGTTGCCGGTCATGGCGTACACCGACTCGATCCACGCGTCGTTGCCGATGTTGTAGACGGCGGTGTCACTGCCGACGAACGAACTGTTGTAGATGAGTGCGTCGTCGCCGTCGTTGACGAGCGCGCGGCGCATGCTCGATCCGGTCTGGGTCACGTCCAGCGCGCGGTACTCGACGTTGTCGCGGTTGCTCCAGATGCCCGCTCGGTTGCTCTCGTGGCCTGCGTCGCCGTAGATCTTCGACTCTTCGACGACGGTTGGTTCGGGGTCGCTGCCCGCGTCTTCGATTCGAATCGCCGCACCGCCTGCGGTGTCGAAGTCGATGTCGAGCGAGTCGAGCAGAACGCGGCCGGTGTCGCTTCGGATGTTGATACCGTGGTTGACACCGTCGCCGTGGACGGTGATGTTGCACTTCGTAATGCGGATGTATTCGGGGTCGAGCGACCGAATGGCGTCGCCGTTCGGCGACGTGAGGTTGAGCGTGCAGTTCCGGATGCGGATGGCCTCGCTCGACTCGGCACGGATGCCCAACTGGTTCGTGTCGGAGTCACGGTTCTCGTTGATTTCGATGGTCGCACCATCGACGTAGCTGTTCGGACCGCCGATTCGGATGTTCGCGGCCTGACTGTTGGCGTAGTAACCGCCTTCGACTTGGACCTTTCCGCCGTCGCTCCGTGCGTACAGGCCGTTGTCCGGGAATCCGCCGAGCGTACAGTTTTTGAACGTGATCGTCCCTTCGTTGTAGTCGTTGCAGAGGATGCCGGTCGGGCCACGCCAGACGTTGCCGTCGTTGGGTGTGTTCTGGACCCACGCACCGCCGTCGGGGGCGTTGAAGTTCTCGACGATACCGCTACCACCGGCGTCGTTGATGCAGAACCGTCCCGGACCGGCCAGACCGCTGTCGTGCTGGCCGACGATGTCGATGTTTCGGACTTCGAGGCCGTCGGAGATGTCGGCTTCGAGGACTCGAACGCCCGTGTCGTCGGCGGTCTGGTCGATCGTGAGGCCCTCGAAGAGGAGGTCTCGGCCGGAACTGTAGTAGATACCGAGTCGGAACAGTCGAGGGTTGTCGCGGTCGAAGTCCCAGTAGTTGGCGGGGACGATGGTGGCTCCGTCGCCGACGATGCCGAAGTTGTCGAACCCGGTGAACCGGAACTGCCGGTCCATGTAGTATCTACCTTCGGGGAAGTAGAGGAGCGTGTCGTCGTCGGCGTGTTCTTCCAGTAGAGCGTTTATCTGCTCGTCGCCGTTGGGGTCCGCCCCGGCGTCCACCATGTCGATGATGGTGCCGAACCGGTCTTCGTATTCGTGAAGTGCGCTCGCATTACCGGAAGCGAGGGGTGCGGCGAGACCTGCGGCCGCTACCCCTTTCAGTACAGTTCGCCGCGTCGAACCCACCGAATCTGCCGAAGAATCGCTCGTGTTTTGAGTATCAGCGTGAGTGGACTGCTTGTCGGAAGCCATTGAGACAAAAAAGTGAATGATTTCCGCCCCCCAAAGCCTGCGGCTTCAATTAGGTAGCCATTAAATACCGTGTTCGGAGAAGGTCAGAAATATACTCGCCTATCTTCGGGCGTTTTCAGACCGTCTTTCGAGGTGATAGTTGGTTTTCCTGAGCGCAATAATTTATGTCACGGATGGTGGACGACTTGGGTCGCGCTCACCGGTGAGTCGAGACACTGATCCATCCAACTTCTAACGTCGTTGATACGCAACTTCTCTCGAACCGGAAGGTCGTGGAGATGTTCCTGTGCCGGGAAGAACTTCGCGTCCATGTCGTGGCGGTCGTACAACTTTCGGCGGTCGGGCCACGGCGACTCGAACGCGGTCACGAACGGCAGCTTTCGACGGACGAACCGCTCGAACTCGTTGAGGAGTTCGGAGTCGTGCGGGCGGTCTGGCGGTCGGTGTTTGAGGATGTCGGCGTCCAGTCGCCGACAGGCATCGACGAACGTCTGTTTGTTGCGGTACTCCGGGGGCGTCTGGAGGTGCCAGTTGAGCAGGCCCGTGTCGGCGACGAAGAACGACTCCAGATAGTTGTCCGCCAGGTGCGACCGGAACGGCACCGACGGCTGGTTACGAAGCCCACAGAGGTCGATTGCGTTCTGGGTCCCAGCGGCTCGCGACCAGCCTTTCTCGAACTCTTCGCCGACGGCTTCGCGGACGAACTCGGCCGGGTCTCGGTCGTCGATGCGGGCGATGTCGAAGAACTGCTCGCTGTGGTCGGGCGAGTAGCCGAATCGGTCGAGCAGCGTCTCGACTGGGTCCGGGTCGGGCTCTAACCCCGAGAGCGGGATGTTCTTGCCGAACACGTCGAGGCTCTGGCGAGCGACGAAGTGACCACAGAGGTAGATGTCACAGAGGAGTCCGTGGTACATCGTATCGACTTTCATCGCTTCGTCGTAGCCCGCGTGGTGGATGTGCAGCGACTCTTTGATGCCCTGCGAGTAGCGGGTCTTCTCCTCGTCGGCGTCGATGTAGCGCGCGTTCGGCTCGAACGTCGTGTGTTCGGCGTCGTACTGTTCGGCTAGCTTCCGAGCTACGTCTACCTCTTGGGCACTCGCGTCTCCGACCGTGTAGCATCGCTCGACGTTCGGAATCTTCGAGAGGATGAGACGCGAGTCGTACCCCCCGGAAAGCAGCATTCCTTTCGTGCCGGGCTGACGGCTCCGACGGACCAACGCGGCCTCCAAGCGGTCGGCCAACTCTTGGACGTAGTCGAACTCGTCGGGGTCGCGCGGGTCGTAGATGAACCGGTCGAGTTCCCCCACGTCCTCGGCGGTCAGGTAGCCGTCGAACGGCAGGCGACCGAGGCGGTCGAACATCGTCTTGTGCCCGAGGACGACGCCGATGTAGACGAACTCCAACAGCGACCGCTTGCTGATTCGGGGGTCGTCTATCGTTCGCGCGACTTCGACCGAGTCCGAACCGAACGTCCGGACACCGGCCGCATCGGTGTAGAAGCACTCCCAGGAGCGAATCGGGTCGGTGGCGACGATGGCGTCACCCTCGTAGTCCAGACACACCAAGTACGACCCGTTTAGCTCCGCTAGCGCGTCTCGACCCTTTTCTGCGTACCGGTCGAGTATCCACTCTGCTGTGTCGAGGCCGCGTTGGTTGGGGACGTACGCCTCTCCCCAGACGACACAGCACCCTCTGTCGTCCTCGTGCGCCGCGCTTCGACCCGGAATGCCGAGCCCTACGTCTCGTATCCCGACGGTCAGGGCGTCACCGGAGACGACGCGGTCGAACTCTTGTTCGGAGCGCAACTCCGCGAACGTCTCGCGCCCGCCGAAGACGCCGAAAATTTCCTTGTTCATGCTGTTCTGTCCACCGAGACTCACGTTTCTAAGTCACCTCCGGACGTGGACGTGGCCCTAAGTTGACTGTCCGATTCTCCGACTTGGTTCGTCGTGGCGTACGAGTGCACATGGTTGCTGCTCACCGGGTCGTGGCCAGACCCACGTCGTTCTCTACTACCTCCTTGTACCTCGGGTTCCCTTACTATAGGGCCGCTAAGACCCGATATGAAGGTATTATGCACTATACCTATCCGATGACAGACATCGGCGGGATTCTCTCTGGCGCTCCCCCAGTTCGTGGCAGCGTAGTCACTGGCGGTTTCGACTCTTAGGCTTCTGTGTCGCTTCGTCTGACGCTCCCCCCGCTAACTCACCGTCTGACGGCCGCTGGAACGGTTTATCTTCTCTCTAAGGGGGCAACGAAACCGGTTCTCGCGTCGAAACACGCCCGGTTTAGGACACTCGGACTGCCGCCCTCGGGACGTTGTATGTTTCTGGACGTTCCAGCGAGTTCGAAATACTCCCGGCGTTATAATTCGAAATAAGAACCAGATAAGAAAGTGCGATAGCGTCATTTTTGGAACTACGATGGGTGACAGAAATCGACGAGCGTTCCTGACCGCAATGGGCGCCGCAGCAATTGCGGGCTGCTCTGGTGGGAACCCGACTGACGACTCGACGACCGCCCCGAACGGGAGCACCGTCGGCAACAGTACAACCTCCACGACCACGAACGCGGCGACGGAACAGGCGACGACCACAGCCGCACAGAATCCCGGCCAAATCGGCAAGACCGTCGAAGCGTTCGAGAAGCCCCAGGAGTGGGCGAAACTCGACAAGTACGGCAAGCGCGCCGGTACGACGAACGACGTCGCAGAGGGCAAAGGTGCCCTGAAACTCACGGCTGACAAGAGCGAACCGTACGTCGGCGTCTACAAGGCGATGGGCCAAGGCGGCGCGGATTTCAGCGGGAAGAACTTCTCCGCCGCAGTCAAGGTCAAGTCGCCCCAAGTTGCGAAACTTACGCTCGAACTGTACGCGCCGGACCGCGGCCATCCAATCGAGATGACGCGCACGTTCACCGGTCCTACCGACCGCTGGATGCGCGTAGACTTCGGGACGACCGGCGAGGAGCGCGACCCGCGTCTCAAGCAGGTCCAAGAGATGCGCCTCGTCGCGCGCGGCCGAGACGAGGGCCAGAAGGTCGAGATGCTGGTGGACGACCTGCGAGTCGCCAACCGCCCCGACAAGGGTTACGTCTTCCTTACCTTCGACGACTCTCACATCACGCACTACACGAAGGCGTACAAGATGATGCAGCAGTACGGCTTCCCCGGCGTGGAAGGCGTCATTCCACAGACCATCTACAAGGACGGCCGACTCGAAACGTCGCAACTCCGGAAGATGCGCGACGCCGGCTGGGACGTCGCGTCTCACCCGTACGTCGGCAACAAGCCGCTGCCGGAGTTCTCGAAGTCCGAGCAGAAGAAGAAAATCAAGAATACCAAGCAGTGGCTCGACAACCACGGGTTCACCAACGGGTCGCGCGTGTTCATCACACCGAAGAACCTGATGGGTAAGCACACGTGGGACCTCGTCAACGAGTACCACGACGCCGCCTTCCGATTCGGTGGTAGCCCGACGGGGCTTCCGATGACCGGCCCGCACAACATCGGCCGCATCAACGGCGAGTCCGTCGAGACGGCCAAGAAGATGATCGACTTCGCCGGGAAGTACAAGCAGAGCATCGGTCTGATGTACCACGTTATCGGCGAAGACGGCATCAGCGAGCAGGACTTCCGCGCCACGCTCGACTACATCAAGAAGAAGAAGAACGTCGAGGTCTCGACCCCGACGAAGATCCTGAAAAAGCAGGGGCAGTGGTAAGGTAGGAAAACCGCCGTCCGGCGGTGCGTCTCGACGTGGCTGGTCACGTCGCTGTCATGGTTTGGCTTGGTTCACCTTTTCTGCGTCCGGACGTTCCGGACGCCACGTTTCGTGTTCGTTGAGTACTACGACACCGACTGTTCTCGCATGGCTCCGTGCGCTCTTGTCTCGTCGCTCTCGTCTACTTTCGACGTGTGCGTTCCTGCTCTGTCTCCTGGACACCCTCTTCCATTGCTGGCGTGAACGCTCTCGCTCGCTCTGACTGACGGGACGTCGGCCCATCCACCGTCGCGCACAGAACTGACGGCGTTCCTCGTCTATTCTCGATTTTCGCTCGACTCGCGTCGAACAGTCTCACGCCACACGGACGGAGTCGCGTCACCGTCCCGATTGAGTGTTCGCTGTAGAACGGTTCGCCTCGCGTACGCGCGAAACAACCTAATTTCGAAGAGAATGCCCGGCAGACACGCAGCTCAGTGAGGCGACTCGCGTCGCGACGAGTCGCTGCGAATCAGTCACGAGACTCTCGTCTCGACCTGCCGAGGAGGTAGCTAGCCCCTGTCGTCTCGTAACCCACCTCCGCTCGACGCTCGGTACGTACGAATCTCCCGTTCTCACTGCCCTCGCTCACGCCGTCGTACTGTTGGTGGTCGTCGAGGACGAAGTAGTCGTGGTCGTCGTTGCGGTGGTGGTCGTAGTCGTCATGGTCGTAGTGGTAGTGGTAGTGGTAGTGGTAGTGGTAGTGGTAGTCGTCGTGGTCGTCGTTGCGGTGGTGGTCGTAGGCGTCGGCGTCGTGGTTTCTGTCGTCGTCTCTACGGTCGTTGTCTCCGTGGTCTCTGTCGCCTCGTCGGTCGTCTGGCCCGACGTGTCGTCGTCGGTAGTCGTCGTTTCGGTCGTCTCTGTCGGAGTAGTCGCCGACCCTTGGGTCGTCTGCTCGCCATCGCTATCTTCTCCACCACCTTCGTCAGTGGTCCCGTCGCCAGCCGTCTGCTCGTCGGTCGTCTGTCCACCGTCGGAGTCCCCGTCGTCGGTCTGCCCCGCCGTCGTCTGCGTCGTGTCTTCGAGCGGTGGGATGGTCGTCCCCGCGCCATCGGCCTGCGTAGTCACTGGTCCCGCAGGAGCCGAATCGCCGCCCATCTTCGTGAGGTCCAGCGAGACGCCGCCAGTCAGTGCAACAGTGAATCCCACCGTGAGCAACACTGCTCCCACCAGCGCGAGCGTCGCGTACAATCGCTTGCTCGACCGGTTCGAGGACCCTCTCTCGCTGGAACTACCCACTCGGTCGTGGAGCGCCGACGCCTTCGCACCGACTGGGTCGGGGAACGAACTCAGGACGTCGAATATCTCGCCCACCTCTACCGCACCCGTCAGTATCGCCACCACGAGGTAGATGAGGAACCCCGCAGGAGGAACGATAGCCAGCGCGAGGAACGTACTCTGGATGGTCGTCGCCAGCAGGACGATGGGGACGGCCGAGATGGCCCCGGTCACGCCGATGCGAAGCAGTCGTGCGTCTTTGAACGGCTGGAAGCCAAGCTTTCTGGCGACGGCGACTTGGAAGAGGGGCAACGAACCGTAGCCGATGGTGGTCGCGACGGCGGCCCCGAGGATGCCAAATCGAGGGATGAGCAGGGCGTTCAACCCGAGATTCAACATCGCAGTCGCGCCCGTCGCGGCGACGAGCGGTTTGAGGTCACCCTTCGCTTGACTGATGGAGAGAATCGGCCGTGCG
Protein-coding sequences here:
- a CDS encoding polysaccharide deacetylase family protein produces the protein MGAAAIAGCSGGNPTDDSTTAPNGSTVGNSTTSTTTNAATEQATTTAAQNPGQIGKTVEAFEKPQEWAKLDKYGKRAGTTNDVAEGKGALKLTADKSEPYVGVYKAMGQGGADFSGKNFSAAVKVKSPQVAKLTLELYAPDRGHPIEMTRTFTGPTDRWMRVDFGTTGEERDPRLKQVQEMRLVARGRDEGQKVEMLVDDLRVANRPDKGYVFLTFDDSHITHYTKAYKMMQQYGFPGVEGVIPQTIYKDGRLETSQLRKMRDAGWDVASHPYVGNKPLPEFSKSEQKKKIKNTKQWLDNHGFTNGSRVFITPKNLMGKHTWDLVNEYHDAAFRFGGSPTGLPMTGPHNIGRINGESVETAKKMIDFAGKYKQSIGLMYHVIGEDGISEQDFRATLDYIKKKKNVEVSTPTKILKKQGQW
- a CDS encoding asparagine synthase-related protein is translated as MNKEIFGVFGGRETFAELRSEQEFDRVVSGDALTVGIRDVGLGIPGRSAAHEDDRGCCVVWGEAYVPNQRGLDTAEWILDRYAEKGRDALAELNGSYLVCLDYEGDAIVATDPIRSWECFYTDAAGVRTFGSDSVEVARTIDDPRISKRSLLEFVYIGVVLGHKTMFDRLGRLPFDGYLTAEDVGELDRFIYDPRDPDEFDYVQELADRLEAALVRRSRQPGTKGMLLSGGYDSRLILSKIPNVERCYTVGDASAQEVDVARKLAEQYDAEHTTFEPNARYIDADEEKTRYSQGIKESLHIHHAGYDEAMKVDTMYHGLLCDIYLCGHFVARQSLDVFGKNIPLSGLEPDPDPVETLLDRFGYSPDHSEQFFDIARIDDRDPAEFVREAVGEEFEKGWSRAAGTQNAIDLCGLRNQPSVPFRSHLADNYLESFFVADTGLLNWHLQTPPEYRNKQTFVDACRRLDADILKHRPPDRPHDSELLNEFERFVRRKLPFVTAFESPWPDRRKLYDRHDMDAKFFPAQEHLHDLPVREKLRINDVRSWMDQCLDSPVSATQVVHHP
- a CDS encoding sulfatase, whose translation is MENRSVVLVTVDCLRSDHVGCYGYDRPTTPNIDEFAEESTLFERSFSNGPGTRWALQTIHAGAWPDQIDGLGIPEERGVALAEQFKQAGYATGGFGKNGFLTRDYNYDKAFDCYYGVQEFKDHPLKRTGVALNEKLQSDFVREKVLAPMHNLLKKAQEDDDGQYRPHTTDEEVCGHALDWIQDKERSNEPYFAWIHLMDAHTPYGRWNEHLEALRGDTDIEHVIDPHGVVELGEASVQQKVRDAYDSGIRSADEEIGKILDTVSDDATVAITGDHGEEFGRYKGFHTASLYSSMTRVPLLVRSPDLEQGRVDEYPVQHLDIPPTLVADVNAQPSNHWVGDTLQETDRGNDTPIHFSLTEPDPEQAVRVGEWKYIHVEDTGEEELYRGSYDEPDDEDISDEHPEKLAELREIAEDHAEWMQRNKVGKANAALEDGQDELSDAVRDNLEELGYIE
- a CDS encoding oligosaccharide flippase family protein produces the protein MSRNMVTAFLSVIAGRVAMLLSLAVITPVIVRLLGADQYGVYASLLSVFSLTMILCSAGINSGSRKFLSEERDREDWKSLVFGFYFRMALLLALLVALGFWAAATFGFVDVVFPDKQLTPYFYLLALMVPLAQFSNYVRRSLMGLKLEHISEPIKISFTFIYAGVGILLAGPWLVDMGVAGVLIGRIVGFVVTIVLAFYFAAKHLDLTYIFKRMPSDFPRRKLIGFNNLSVVYMFLLTSLYHVDVIMLGMQVSKDQVGYYKAALVLAEFLWFGPQALQAVMVQSTSNLWADGRTEKINEIASRVTRYGLLLTLLLAIGIGALANKFVPFYYPKSFQTAVLPLLLLLPGSLGFAIARPILSISQAKGDLKPLVAATGATAMLNLGLNALLIPRFGILGAAVATTIGYGSLPLFQVAVARKLGFQPFKDARLLRIGVTGAISAVPIVLLATTIQSTFLALAIVPPAGFLIYLVVAILTGAVEVGEIFDVLSSFPDPVGAKASALHDRVGSSSERGSSNRSSKRLYATLALVGAVLLTVGFTVALTGGVSLDLTKMGGDSAPAGPVTTQADGAGTTIPPLEDTTQTTAGQTDDGDSDGGQTTDEQTAGDGTTDEGGGEDSDGEQTTQGSATTPTETTETTTTDDDTSGQTTDEATETTETTTVETTTETTTPTPTTTTATTTTTTTTTTTTTTTTTTTTMTTTTTTATTTTTTSSSTTTNSTTA